The following DNA comes from Phalacrocorax carbo chromosome 14, bPhaCar2.1, whole genome shotgun sequence.
GTCCCACAGcctcccctgggctgcaggtaGGAGGAAGGAGCATGCTGTGTCAGGTGCCCGTGCCACGCCGGCCGTGCTGGCAGAGGCACAGTGCCAGCAGAGGGTGCAAAACACCCGTCCTAGTCATGAGTGTGATGCTGCCGCCTCTGTGTTCCTCCCTCTGCTGCTTGTCGTCCTCTGCAAAGCTGACACTGGACTTCCTCGTGTAGCTGCACAGTCCAGACAAAGCCCTGGGAGCGTGGCATGTCTGTGGTCCAGCGCCCTTGGCTGCGGCGTGAGAGCCATGCtgagcacagctgtgctgcagggccaGGTCTGCAGCGTGGGGGCATGGTGCCGTGGGGGAGAAGGCCGGAGTGAGGCATGCACGTGCCCGCTGGTAAGCTTTTGTTGCACTCCCCCAGGTTTCTGCAGACAAGCTGGTGGGACTGATGGCCTTTAGGCAGCATTTCAATTCTTCCACGTTTCATAAGCTGGTCTCCTACCGACGAGCCATATACCATGCCCTGGAGGTAActgtggagcagagctggggttgGATGGATAAGGTGCCAAGTGAAGCGGCCGGGCTctgtgggaggcagtgggatgcagggagggacgggctgtgctgggggtggTTGACGAAGCTGAGCCAGCGAAGGAAACACTTCACTGGGGCAGGAAGAGGTGCCCCAGCTGGGAAGCTGGGCATCTGCTCAGCCCAGGAATGTGCAGAGCTCAGGCAGTGtgtggggagctggctggggctggggcatcCCAGGTCTGCTCCTGCACATTGCTCTGCTTTGCATCTGGGAGTGGTTCTGGATAATGCCCGCGAGTCACCTTGAGAGCTATCAGTGAGGGAGCTCCTGCCACACTCCAGAGTTAATAATTTCACCCATCTGCTGGGATGATATGGACAGATGTCTGTAGGAAAACCCTCGTTTCTCTGCTGGGACTGTTTCCAGGCGCAGCCATGGGGCCAAACTCTGCTTATCCTGGGGGATTCAGGAGTAACTGCTGCTGTTCCAGGGTCTCACTGTCGCAGAAACCCCTGGGGCCAGGCTCCATCTGAGGGCTTTGCATGGAAGCATCACAGTTGCAAGGCAGTGTCACACTGGCAGGAGGTGTTGTGGGTTGGTGCTGGATGCCCGTTGCAGTTGGGGCTGGCACTGAGCACCCTGCAGGTCTGATCCCCATCCAGGGAATGCATCATGCTCTGGGTTATGGTGCTGCAAACCCACAGGCActtcttctgcctcttctttgCTTCCTGTTGCTGGCCGGGTAGCGGAGTCTGGGcaagagctggggctgggctgtccCTGTTCCCAGCTAGACTGGGACTGGTGGAGGACAGATGGGCTCATTGCAGGGAGGGGAGGTACAGGACCGTGGCCAAGGGCACGCCCAGCATGGGaatctggcagctgctgctgtgccagggatGCTGAGCCCtgcacatgtgtgtgcatggtggggagggggcctGGGACCACAGCCCTGGCAGGCATATGGGCCATGCacactgcagccaggctgctccctggTCTGGGTTACGGTGGCCCACGCCGTCCCTTCTCTATCGGCAGGTTGCCCGTAGCCGGTCAGGGAAGACGTTTGCAGCTGCCCCCGGGGAGTccctggaggagcagctgaagcccATGATTGACTGGGCACTCACTGGCTTCAAACCCTTGGGTTTCAAGGGGCTCCGACCGCCTAAAGCCTCAGGTGAGGGGGTGGCATGAGCTGGGCATGGAGCTGGGGTGGCCTGGTCCTGAGATGGCCCTGGGGCTCCTCATTCCTCACTGAGGTCTCCCACAGCAGCATTGCAAAAAGCCAGAGTAAAGTACTCTCAGAACTATTGCTCCTGGAAGTCAATGACCTGGCTGAGCCTCGAACCATGCGTGGGGAGCCTCGGTggtcaggaggggctctgctTTTTCCTGGGGTGGGACCTGGCAGGGCTTGGCAGGAGatcctcccagtgccctggggagcTCCGGGGGCCAGAGACTTGTTCCCAGGGATCCATGTTTCCCTTGCAGAGAATGGGGCCCTGAGGAACGGGACAGAGGAGGTGCTATCCCTTGAGCAGTGCCCCCCCACCAAGAGGCTGAAGACCAACCCCTGCAACAACAGCAAGGAGCAGCGAGTGGAAGAGGACCAGACCCGAGGTAACTGGCAGTGAGAGCTGGGGAGTAGCATGGCCTGGGCCGTGCATCCTGAAAAGCACTGGGAAACCTCTGTGGGAGAGGGCTTGGCTCTTCCTGGGAACCATGAGCTTGGCTTCCCAAGGCAAAAGCTTTTGTGTTCTTATGTTCCTCACTTGTGCCTTACAAGACACCAGCAAACCCAACTGCAAGACATCATGCCACAAGCTGGGCTCCATTAATTGCTCAGCTTGGAAACGATCTGCGTTTGCTACTTTGAGCTCTAGCTCTAACACCTCCAGCAGTGAAAGGACATGGGTTTTGTACGAAAATTTCTAATATGCCCATGGCTTGCCTCCTCTGTGCAATGCTTGGCAAAGCTGTAGCAGTTTCAATGCACGAAATAAGGCATCTGTAAGTAGAGTGCATTTAAAATTTGTTACATAAGAAAtgataaatatctttttttaaatttattttataaagagCAAATGGTTTCCGAAGTTACAAACAACAGTGGGAGTCTTGAAGGTAAGCAATTGCCCTTATCTCTCTTGGGAAAAGGTGTGGGGCTGATGCAGGTGTTTGCGGGCAGCACTAGGCAAAGATTGTGGGTCCCTTTTTAACTGCACTGTGTAGGAAGGGGGAAAGCACTGATTGCAGATTGCTGAGCCTCCCTTTGCATTGAGGGGAGCAGACTGCTGTGCAGACCCTTCCTGTGGGGCCTGTTCCTTGGGGAGCCTCAGCTCCGTCACATGGTTCAGACGAGAGgctccagcctctgcagcccatggtgggGTGGAGGCGTGGGGTGTGCACTCCTGCACAGGGCTGCATACCCTGGGGTGAGCAGAGCTTTCTCTGTCACACAGACAGCTGTTTGTCCTGCGGGAGGAGAAACCCGGCCACCTTCCACCCGCTGTTTGAGGGAGGCCTCTGCCAGACATGCAGGGTAAGAGCTGCCGGGGGTGAGTGGGAGCCTGGGGCCGGAGGATGGGGTGCAGAGTCCAGCTCcactgcagccagtgctgctgggacAGGAGGGGTGACTGTGCTGGATCCTGGCCATGCTATATCCAACACAGGGCTGTCCCGTGGCATGTTCTCTCCACTTGAAGCACCGGGGATGTGCATCTCTGAGCTCTCAGCGTGCACCGGGGGTGGAGTGAAGCTGTGTTATCTCTTCACCCTTTGAGTATGGATCCTGATCCTCTGTCCTTCTCCCTGCTGTCCTATTGCTAGGATAGATTCCTGGAGCTCTTCTACATGTACGACGAAGATGGCTACCAGTCCTACTGCACTGTCTGCTGTGAAGgcaaggagctgctgctctgcagcaacgccagctgctgcaggtgggCCCCATCTCTGCTCCTCCGGCTGAGCTTGCAGCAGAGCTCTTcgggagctgctgggaagccGGGCCGTGTGTGagcctgggcagggtgctgggctggcacgcagctggcTGCCATACAGCACATTCCAGCACCTAACTGTCCCCGCTGTGACACTCTGCACCTGAATAAGCCTTGGGGAAGATGGCAGGAGTTTTACCCATGCCAGGGTCACCAGCTTGTGTTAGCAGCCTTAAAAACCAGAATACTGCATGGAAAAACATCCTACAAAATGGGATGGGGGCTCTGTTGCATGCAGGGGAGATGCCAGGAGAGGCTGGGGTGACCCAGAGGAGTTTCTGGAGGTGATGGGCATAACGTGTTGTGGTTTTGGGCAGGTGCTTTTGTGTGGAGTGTCTGGAAGTGCTGGTGGGGCGAGGGACGTCGGCCAAAGCAAAAGAGCAGGAGCCATGGAACTGCTACATGTGCCAGCCCCAGAGGAGCTATGGGGTGCTGCAGCGTCGGCAGGACTGGAACACCCGCCTGCAGGACTTCTTCACCAGCGACAAGGGACAGGAATATGTaagggctgcgggcaggggagCCCAGCACACTATGCTTTGGGGGAGAGGGCCTCAGAGGGCAGGGTGAACAGGTCAAAATTCCTCAGCCCTCTGCCTTGGTCTCGTTCATCCACCCTCTCCAAGGTTGCTGGGCTCTTGGCCCCAGAGATGCTCTCCTGAATGTGGAGGCGATGCCTGTAGAGCCAGGGTTTGACCTCATAGAGCATCGCAGCACTGCCCAGAGCTGGGGCTTCAGTGGTGTCCTTTCATTGCAGGCTGCACCCAAAATCTACCCAACGGTCCCACCAGCAAAGAGGAGACCTATTCGAGTGCTCTCTTTATTTGATGGCATAGCAACAggtgaggcactggaagagCACCGCCCTGGTGGCTTGCAGCACTGAATGTCAGGGATTAATAGTTTCTTGACCTCACACCTGTGTCTGAAAGCttggtggggagaaggggaTGAGGGGCAAGAGGATCACCATCAGAAGGGGATGAGGGGCAGAGGATTCCCTTCCTGCAGGACATGGctgtggaggagggagggatggagggagggcaTAAGAATTTTGATCACAGAGGTTTCCTGATGCACCAAGTGCTGTCTTGGGTGGCTGGCTTCACTGAGAGCAAGAGCTGCGGGTGTGCCGGTAACCTGGCCTCTGGTGAAGAAGTGCCTTAGGGCAACTGGGTTGACTCAGTTCACTCAGCTCTGGAGTTCTGCTTTCTGGGAGCAAACCTGCCCAAATGAACAGGTCAAAAAAATAAGTTTGCTCATCCAGAAGTCCTGTGTGACTGCACCCACTTAGGACATGCAAGAGTGACTACATCAAGCTTCTGTGCGGATGAAGGAGACTGGGAGACTAAAGAGAGCAGTGCAGCCTCAGACCTCTGTCCCTTGGCAGGGTATCTGGTGCTGAAGGACTTGGGCATCCAAGTGGAAAAGTACATTGCCTCGGAGATCTGTGAAGACCCCATTGCTGTGGGCACCATGCGGCATGAGGGCAACATCACCTACGTACACGACGTCAGGAACATAACCAAGAGAAATGTGAGCACCGCTTctgtgggagggctggggaacATGGCAGCACGGTTGCATGGGTCTctccccaccagccctgggACAGGCTTGCTTCATGCCCTGCCAAGGAGGAGAGACCCACTTACATGGAATCTTCTAACTGGGTCTGTCTGTTCACTCTAGCTCGAGGAATGGGGTCCCTTTGACCTGGTGATCGGTGGAAGCCCCTGTAACGACCTCTCCCTTGTCAATCCAGCCAGGAAGGGGCTGTATGGTAAGGCTGCTTtgtctctgcagggctgggtaCCCCTGGGGTGTTCCTGGGGTGCAGAGCCACCTTAAAGTCCAGGGAAGTCCTTCAGCCCCAGTCTGCATTGGTGGTGGCTCCCCTCTGAGCTGCAAACTGTGGGTGTCACCTGCAAAGCACAGGCTGTCTCCATGCCAGTCAtggtggggagggcagccagggccCCCATGCCCATGCCCCCATGCCACAGCTGGTCCCAACCTGCCGCTCCGGCTTCCTCCCTTGTAGAAGGAACCGGGAGGCTGTTCTTCGAATTCTACCACCTGCTCAACTATGCCCGTCCCAAGGCGGGAGAGGAGCGCCCCTTCTTCTGGATGTTTGAGAATGTGGTGGCCATGAGGGTCAACGACAAGAGGGACATTTCTCGGTTTCTGGAGGTAGGGATTGCCGCTGGCTTTGGGAAAGGCCTTGGAGCAGGAGACGCTGGGCTGTGCAAGGTGTGCCAAAGCTGTGAGGGTTTGACTGTGGTTTCATATAGCCCCAACGCTGGAAAACCCCCTGCCTGATACCACGTGCCAGGAATCAACATTTCAGTCATGGGTCTGGATCCCTTATGGCTTTCAGCACTAGTTCTCTGCAGGAAGGCTTTTGCCAGCCTTGCAGAAAGCATCTGTGCAGAGCAATACCTGTTATTTCTAGGGAGAGGGAAGTCAGGGACTGGAAAGGATTTATAACTTAGTGGTAGCCAAGACAAGCTGTGGGTCAGTGGGAACCAATGTGTGTAAAAACCCCATCAGAGGCCGAAGGTCCTGATCCTGTCCCAGAGAAATTGGCACTGATGCATGCTGTGATTTTCATGAGCTTCTGGCCATGGCTATGGCGTGGGAAGCCCATGTGGCCAATCAGACCGTGCTCTGGTGTGGAACAAGGGTTTGTTGGGGCTACACCCTTAGGAGGATTTGCTGAAGACTTTTTAAGTCCTTGCAGTGCAGTGGAGAAGGGTTTCCTGTACAGAAGAGGCCTGAGCCCACACCTCCACCTCCtatcatttatttttccctctcttgtGGCCTGCAGTGTAACCCAGTTATGATTGATGCTATCAAGATATCTGCTGCCCACCGAGCACGCTACTTCTGGGGCAACCTTCCAGGGATGAACAGGTAATCGTTCATTGTGGTTTTGAATTTCTTGCTGTAGTTTTATATTTCGTGATGCTTGTGTGGTGGTTCTTTCTTC
Coding sequences within:
- the DNMT3B gene encoding DNA (cytosine-5)-methyltransferase 3B isoform X3; its protein translation is MTEMSMATMKKDKSHGRDEPDCRAELILINGDCTDPANNTPTLVLEANRKPSTPDAGRLGLPSLKNSKRVSKGDLSKDDLTWPLALTGSEEVRPRGSAGWESSLRQKPPVRLIFQAGQTRHEMKIKETNSVETLRDLPTPLRSSRRRTATSIPVTTIDLTEDDSQDSSQSSSTLSGSSSQEGQNGSSELGAEEPEGRDSGMALEYQDGKEFGIGELVWGKIKGFSWWPAIVVSYRATAKRQAVSGMRWVQWFGDGKFSEVSADKLVGLMAFRQHFNSSTFHKLVSYRRAIYHALEVARSRSGKTFAAAPGESLEEQLKPMIDWALTGFKPLGFKGLRPPKASENGALRNGTEEVLSLEQCPPTKRLKTNPCNNSKEQRVEEDQTREQMVSEVTNNSGSLEDSCLSCGRRNPATFHPLFEGGLCQTCRDRFLELFYMYDEDGYQSYCTVCCEGKELLLCSNASCCRCFCVECLEVLVGRGTSAKAKEQEPWNCYMCQPQRSYGVLQRRQDWNTRLQDFFTSDKGQEYAAPKIYPTVPPAKRRPIRVLSLFDGIATGHARVTTSSFCADEGDWETKESSAASDLCPLAGYLVLKDLGIQVEKYIASEICEDPIAVGTMRHEGNITYVHDVRNITKRNLEEWGPFDLVIGGSPCNDLSLVNPARKGLYEGTGRLFFEFYHLLNYARPKAGEERPFFWMFENVVAMRVNDKRDISRFLECNPVMIDAIKISAAHRARYFWGNLPGMNRIFGFPLHYTDVSNIGRGARQKLLGRSWSVPVIRHLFSPLKDYFACE
- the DNMT3B gene encoding DNA (cytosine-5)-methyltransferase 3B isoform X1, coding for MTEMSMVKSLERLERRLAVMVAAQETSQAWSSLGEEGPATMKKDKSHGRDEPDCRAELILINGDCTDPANNTPTLVLEANRKPSTPDAGRLGLPSLKNSKRVSKGDLSKDDLTWPLALTGSEEVRPRGSAGWESSLRQKPPVRLIFQAGQTRHEMKIKETNSVETLRDLPTPLRSSRRRTATSIPVTTIDLTEDDSQDSSQSSSTLSGSSSQEGQNGSSELGAEEPEGRDSGMALEYQDGKEFGIGELVWGKIKGFSWWPAIVVSYRATAKRQAVSGMRWVQWFGDGKFSEVSADKLVGLMAFRQHFNSSTFHKLVSYRRAIYHALEVARSRSGKTFAAAPGESLEEQLKPMIDWALTGFKPLGFKGLRPPKASENGALRNGTEEVLSLEQCPPTKRLKTNPCNNSKEQRVEEDQTREQMVSEVTNNSGSLEDSCLSCGRRNPATFHPLFEGGLCQTCRDRFLELFYMYDEDGYQSYCTVCCEGKELLLCSNASCCRCFCVECLEVLVGRGTSAKAKEQEPWNCYMCQPQRSYGVLQRRQDWNTRLQDFFTSDKGQEYAAPKIYPTVPPAKRRPIRVLSLFDGIATGHARVTTSSFCADEGDWETKESSAASDLCPLAGYLVLKDLGIQVEKYIASEICEDPIAVGTMRHEGNITYVHDVRNITKRNLEEWGPFDLVIGGSPCNDLSLVNPARKGLYEGTGRLFFEFYHLLNYARPKAGEERPFFWMFENVVAMRVNDKRDISRFLECNPVMIDAIKISAAHRARYFWGNLPGMNRIFGFPLHYTDVSNIGRGARQKLLGRSWSVPVIRHLFSPLKDYFACE
- the DNMT3B gene encoding DNA (cytosine-5)-methyltransferase 3B isoform X2 codes for the protein MTEMSMVKSLERLERRLAVMVAAQETSQAWSSLGEEGPATMKKDKSHGRDEPDCRAELILINGDCTDPANNTPTLVLEANRKPSTPDAGRLGLPSLKNSKRVSKGDLSKDDLTWPLALTGSEEVRPRGSAGWESSLRQKPPVRLIFQAGQTRHEMKIKETNSVETLRDLPTPLRSSRRRTATSIPVTTIDLTEDDSQDSSQSSSTLSGSSSQEGQNGSSELGAEEPEGRDSGMALEYQDGKEFGIGELVWGKIKGFSWWPAIVVSYRATAKRQAVSGMRWVQWFGDGKFSEVSADKLVGLMAFRQHFNSSTFHKLVSYRRAIYHALEVARSRSGKTFAAAPGESLEEQLKPMIDWALTGFKPLGFKGLRPPKASENGALRNGTEEVLSLEQCPPTKRLKTNPCNNSKEQRVEEDQTREQMVSEVTNNSGSLEDSCLSCGRRNPATFHPLFEGGLCQTCRDRFLELFYMYDEDGYQSYCTVCCEGKELLLCSNASCCRCFCVECLEVLVGRGTSAKAKEQEPWNCYMCQPQRSYGVLQRRQDWNTRLQDFFTSDKGQEYAAPKIYPTVPPAKRRPIRVLSLFDGIATGYLVLKDLGIQVEKYIASEICEDPIAVGTMRHEGNITYVHDVRNITKRNLEEWGPFDLVIGGSPCNDLSLVNPARKGLYEGTGRLFFEFYHLLNYARPKAGEERPFFWMFENVVAMRVNDKRDISRFLECNPVMIDAIKISAAHRARYFWGNLPGMNRIFGFPLHYTDVSNIGRGARQKLLGRSWSVPVIRHLFSPLKDYFACE
- the DNMT3B gene encoding DNA (cytosine-5)-methyltransferase 3B isoform X4: MKKDKSHGRDEPDCRAELILINGDCTDPANNTPTLVLEANRKPSTPDAGRLGLPSLKNSKRVSKGDLSKDDLTWPLALTGSEEVRPRGSAGWESSLRQKPPVRLIFQAGQTRHEMKIKETNSVETLRDLPTPLRSSRRRTATSIPVTTIDLTEDDSQDSSQSSSTLSGSSSQEGQNGSSELGAEEPEGRDSGMALEYQDGKEFGIGELVWGKIKGFSWWPAIVVSYRATAKRQAVSGMRWVQWFGDGKFSEVSADKLVGLMAFRQHFNSSTFHKLVSYRRAIYHALEVARSRSGKTFAAAPGESLEEQLKPMIDWALTGFKPLGFKGLRPPKASENGALRNGTEEVLSLEQCPPTKRLKTNPCNNSKEQRVEEDQTREQMVSEVTNNSGSLEDSCLSCGRRNPATFHPLFEGGLCQTCRDRFLELFYMYDEDGYQSYCTVCCEGKELLLCSNASCCRCFCVECLEVLVGRGTSAKAKEQEPWNCYMCQPQRSYGVLQRRQDWNTRLQDFFTSDKGQEYAAPKIYPTVPPAKRRPIRVLSLFDGIATGHARVTTSSFCADEGDWETKESSAASDLCPLAGYLVLKDLGIQVEKYIASEICEDPIAVGTMRHEGNITYVHDVRNITKRNLEEWGPFDLVIGGSPCNDLSLVNPARKGLYEGTGRLFFEFYHLLNYARPKAGEERPFFWMFENVVAMRVNDKRDISRFLECNPVMIDAIKISAAHRARYFWGNLPGMNRIFGFPLHYTDVSNIGRGARQKLLGRSWSVPVIRHLFSPLKDYFACE